CGCCCGAACTCCTCATTCGAGCTGATCGAAGAGCACTCCATCAGATTTTGCTCAATCTTATTTCCAATGCGATCAAATTTACTGAGAGCGGTCGAGTGGTCGTCGAAGTGCATCGACGAAACGTCGATAGTCGAGTCGAAATTGAGTTCCGAATTTCCGATTCGGGAATCGGTATCGCCTTAGAGGATCAATCCAAGCTCTTTCGGGCATTCACCCAGCTCGACCACGGCCGATCGGGAAAAATCGAAGGTACCGGCTTGGGGCTTTACTTCAGTAATAAACTGGCTATTCTTTTGGGGGGAAGAATTCAAGTTCAAAGCACTTCGGGTCGCGGCAGCACTTTTACTTTGATACTGCCCCAGGAGTAGCCCGTGCCTCTTCGAATTCTCGTCATAGAAGATAATGAAGCCAATTTGGAATTGATGCGTTACCTTCTGACTGCATTCGGCCATCAGGTTCGCTTGGCTCGAAATGCCGAACTCGCATTGCCCCAGATATCGAAAGATGCTTTCGATGGAATCTTATGCGATATCCAATTACCCGGAAAAAGCGGCTATGACATCGCGAAAGAACTCAATGCAAACCCAGACCTTCGAGCTATTCCCCTCCTTGCCGTAACTGCGCTGGCCATGTCTGGAGATCGGGAGCGAATCATTGAGGCGGGCTTTAAGGGTTACATAACCAAACCCATCGATCCGGAAAGTTTCGTTTCAAACATCGAGGCCCTGATTCATTCTCTCAAACCCGATTCCCGGTTGATTCCTGCAAGATTGGTCTCACAAAATACCGAAACCGCCCGCATCCCCCCGACGCTTCTGGTCGTCGACAATCAAAAAGTGAACCTGGAATTGGCTTGCAGTCTGCTTTGCCCGCTGGGTTTCCTCGTCTTGACCGCCGAAAACATTCAGGAAGCGTTTCTTCACCTTCAAAACAATCTCGTAGACCTCATACTCTCGGATATCTGCATGGCGAATGGAAGCGGATTCGATTTTATCCGAGAAGTCAAATCCCAAGCGAAGTATTCGAAAATTCCTTTTATCTTTCTGACATCGACCCAAACTAATTCCGTGGCTCGCACCAAGGGCTTGGCCTTGGGTGCGAATCGTTTTCTGTTTAGACCTATCGACCCGGAAATCTTACTCTCCGAAATCCAAAATACGCTCAACGAGCGAGGACTATTGCCCCCATGGCCAAAATATTGATCATAGATGACCGCGTTGCCAATCGCGACCTGCTGGTCACCCTTCTCGGTTATGGCGGTCACCATCTGGTGGAGGCTTCGGACGGATTGGAGGGGCTGCAGATTTGCCTTTCCGAAAAGCCAGATCTGGTTATCACCGATATTCTGATGCCGACCATGGATGGGTACGAATTCGTACGGAGACTTCGACTCGATCCTGAAATTGCCGAAACAAAAATTCTCTTTTACACGGCTCATTACCACTTAGAGGAAGCGATCAATCTCGCCAAAAGTTGCGGCGTTCTCGAAGTTCTCAAGAAGCCGTGCGAACCGGAGGATCTTCTGCGCTCGGTTGCGTCGGCCCTGAATCTCGATTCTGCACTCCCCTCGATAACCTTGCAGCCGGACTTTGACGAAAACCATTTACGTCTTTTGACCAATAAGCTATCTCGGAATGTAGACGAACTCCGCAAAACCAATCAACGCCTGGAGATTTTAGTTCAGCTCGGCGTGGAGTTGGGCTCGGAGAAAGATGCTTCCCGGCTTTTGCAAACCTTTTGCGACTCTTCCCGAGAAATAGTCGGCGCGCGTTTCGCAGTAGTCGGCATCCCGAGTGGTGAAGGAGCGTATTACAGACATTTTTTTACCAGTGGTATGGATCAGGCGACGTCGAAAAAATTGAATCGCAACGAGGCCTTGACGGGAGCATTAGCCTCAGTAATTTCTACGGGCCGCTGCTTTCGAGCTGCCCGCGATTCCGGCTTTCACAACCTGGGACTTCCGGCATCCTTTCCGGCCGCCAAATCGATTCTGGTAGTCGCTCTCCTTTCTCCATTGCGAATCTATGGTTGGATTTGTGTTCTGGAGAAATTGGGAGCTGATACTTTTAGCGAGGAGGATGAGAGGCTGATAAAAATGCTGGCCACCCAGGTCGGTCGAACCTACGAGAACGGCAGTCTTTACATGCACCTCCTCGATCATTCCGCCAAACTAGCTGAAGAAATTACGGAGCGTAAGCGAGTAGAAGCGGCACTGCGCGACAGCGCAGCGAGACTGCGCGAGGCCCAGCAGATTGCCCGCGTCGGAAACTGGAGTTGGGAACCGCATACCCAATCCACTCATTGGTCGGAAGTCCTCTTCGATCTCTTCGCTCTGGATCCTCAATCCACCAAACCCAGCTTTGAAAAATTCTTATCCGTCCTTCATCCGGAGGATCGGGAAACCGCTCAGAATCGGGTTAAAGCCGTCCTCTCGGGCCAGGATGGATTTGCCGACGATTTGAGAATTTTACAACCCAATTCTCAGATTCTCTGGATCCATAGCCGCGCCTGTGCACGACGGGATGCCCAGGGACAATTAATTCTCCTCGAAGGGACAGATCAGGATATCACCGAGAGAAAACGGGCCGAAGTCAATTTGCAACGAACCGTTTTTCTACTCAAGGCGGTCGCCGATAGTACAACGGATGCCGTTTTTGTTAAGGATAAGGAGGGAAAATATCTCCTCTTCAATCAAGCAGCTGCGGACTTTGTCGGCAAATCGATAGATGAAGTCATTGGTCAGGACGATTCGATTTTGTTCGATGCTCAAAGTTTTTCACAGATACGGGCTCGCGACTTAAGAGTGATGGAAACTGGGCGGGTCGAAACCCAGGAAGAGATTCTGACGGCCGCGGGGAAAACGAGAATTTACAACGCACTCAAAGCTCCCTTCTGGGATGCAAATGGCAAAGTCATCGGTGTGATAGGTATCTCCCGCGATGTAACGGATCAGCGTCAACTGGAAGATCAGTTACGCCAGGCCCAGAAAATGGAAGCCGTGGGACGGCTCGCAGGCGGGATCGCACATGATTTCAATAACTTGTTAACCGTTATCAATGGTTACGGCGAGCTCGTCCTGAGTTTGTTGAAAGCCAATGATCCCGCTCGGGAGATGATTCAGGAAATCGTGGGTGCGGGCGAGCGGGCCTCTTCGTTAACGCGACAATTGCTGGCTTTCAGCCGTAAATCGATCGTGGAGCCCAAAATCGTCGATCCTGTCAGTCTGGTTACCGATTTGGATAAACTCCTGCGACGGGTGGTGGGTGAAGATATCGAATTATCAGTCATGTCGAGTGGCAATGTAGGCGTCATCCAAATCGATCCGGGCCAATTCGAACAGGTGATAATGAACATGGTGGTCAACGCCCGGGATGCCATGCCTAAAGGGGGTTTTGTAACTATCGAGCTGCAAAATATAAACCTCGATGAATCCTACATCGGGAAACACCCGGATGCTATTTACGGTCCTCACGTCCTTATAGCGATTACCGATTCGGGAATCGGAATGGACGCCGTGACGCAATCCCGCATATTCGAGCCCTTTTTCACTACCAAAGGGGAGCATGGCACCGGGTTGGGTCTGGCGACGGCACATGGTATTATCAAACAAGCCGGTGGACAGGTTTCCGTTTACAGCGAATTGGGTAAAGGTACTACCTTCAAAATCTACTTACCTCGAATCGACAGCCCGGTTCAGACAACCAAGAAAGATTCCAAGCCGATTTCGCAAGGAAGTGAATCGATTCTCCTGGTAGAAGATGAAGAGATGGTTCGCTCTCTGAGTAAACACATTCTAATAAGCTTGGGTTATCGGGTAACGGAGGCGACGAACGGTGAGGAAGCTCTAGCGTTAGTCGAAAAACCGGGTAGTTCTTTCCGGTTACTCATTACTGACGTTGTAATGCCCAAGATCGGCGGCCGGGAATTGGCCAATCAATTGAAACAAAAGTTTCCCGATCTCAAAGTGCTGTTTTTATCCGGATATACCGACGATGCCGTAGTTCGGCATGGGATACTTCAAGCGGAAGTCGCCTTTCTTCAGAAACCTTTTACCCCGACTCTGCTGGCCGCGAAGGTACGGGAGACACTCGATAATACCCAAACCGGGTGAGGGGCAATTCTCACCCGGCGATGCTGTATGTTAATCCTTGATAGTGGATAGAATCTCCTCGATTTGCGGATCAGTGAGATGACTTCGCGTCAGGGTCAACATCTTTCGCAGATGCTTTCGTCCCTCGATACCTGAAATGAAGCCAATATTACCGAGATTGCCTTTACTCGTAACAATCGCTTTTCCATCAGTATCGAAAATGGCATGGTAAGGAATGCCCTCACCTTCACTTCCCGGGAGGAGTTTAGCGATCTCTTCTCCATGGATATCTCGAATATCATCGATCTTCAGCATCACGTAGTCCTTCTGAAGTAGATCTCTTTGGTCGTCCATCCAGCGAGTCAATCGGAAACAGGGACCGCAATATCGCTGTCCCACGCGAACCCAGACTTTACGTCCGCTGGCTTTGGCTTCCGCGAAAGCTTCCTCCCATTTTTTCTTGGCATCGTTTTTGGCGGGCTGGTATTTCATCGAAAGAGTATCGGCGGCGTCGACAGCCTTTTTGTCGTTCGGGTCGAATTCCTCAACTCCCAGTTTCGTACCTTTTCCGTCGAGTACGATAACGACAATTTTTCCCTTATTTGGAAGGGGCCAGGACTGCCTCTGAGCCAATTCTTGAATCTCTCGAGTCTTCGTCTCGTCGCTCAGTTTCAAGTGGAATTGCATGTAGGAATAATGCTTCTCCGAATCTTCGAGGTTCACTTTCAAAAATTGCTCGGCTTTCTCCGAGGGGGAATAAAGAAACATCAGGGCATAATAGTTGTTTAAACGGCAGTCCCGCAAGAGATTCGTAACTCGCTGAGAAAGAGACAACGGCGATGTCTTGGTTTCTAACCGAGTTACGATCGGCGATTTTACATCCGCTTCCTCGAGGTAAAAATTCTCGAAGCGATTATGCGAGTACGGTTCCTTGGCTCCCGTTGAAAGAAAGATTCCCACTTGGCTCGGCAAGCCGCTGAAGCGATAATTTCCCTGCGAGTCGGTCTGAGTTTTTAGTGCAGTGGGCGTAAAGCGAATGAATCGAAGGTTGGGGTTGGTATTCTTTATGCTCGGCGGAAGGCTAATGTTGAGTTGAACTGGGTAATTGATGAGAGGCTCATCTGCCTTACCGAGTAATTGTCCGCGAAGTTCCAGTGTTGGCTTCAAGCTGAGTTCGATCTGCTTTTTGTCACCTCCCACTTCGCATATACCGAAGGCTTTCCCATCTCGGGTACGAGCAAAGAGACAAACATTCTTCGCCCGGGAAGAAAATTTGAACTCTCCCTGGCTGTCGGCTTTAACGAGTGAATTTTCTTCTTCGGTCTCGCCATCCATCGCTCCAATCTCAACTACGGCTTGATCCAAATCCGCTTTGAGATTGGTTTCTAGAACCAATCTTCCGGTGATTTCGCGAGGCTCGACGAAAGCTCGATGAAACTCAATTCGATTATTTCCGGACGAACTTACTTTAAGCTTTTGAACAGATCGCCAATTTCCCAGTGTCACGAAGGACTGTATTTCACTCCCCTCCAGCGCATAGGTTCTAGCTCGGCCATTTTCATCCGTTCGTAACCACCAGAATCTCGCTGCTTCGCCATAACGAGTTGTACCTTCTTCCTTCCAGCTGACAGAATGATAAATCGACAAGGCAATAAGTCTGTCGATTGCTGGCTTCTTCCCAGATCCTACAGTGAAGCTCAAATCCACAGGCAAGCCCAATTGAAGTGAAAGTTCTGGAGATGTTATTTTTTCACCTTCAACCGGAATGAGATCGATGAACTTGCTGGCATAACGCGAGTCGCAGACCGTGATTGCGTAGGTTGCCCCTGATAAGCAATCGGCTGAGAATTGTCCTTTCTCGTCTGTGAAAGCAAATAGATTATCCGGGATATCCTTGATCTCTCCCTGGAAAGACGAAAGCAGTACCATGACCCCGGCTTTGTTCAAATCCTTGGAAAGTACTTCCCCCCGAACCGCTTTTCTCGCAGCAATTATTTTCTTCTTGATCTGGATTCTGTGAGCCCCCTCTTTTTCTTCCTGCCCAACCACAGTCCAATTAGGGTCCAGGATTTCGATGCGACCCAGAGATTCTTTCCAGAGGGGCGTCCAATCGAATATCGCTTCTCCTTTGGCATCCGTTGCCAGTGTTTGAATCATTTCGCTTCGGAGCTGCAGTCCCCCCATTTTTTGGCTCCAATAACGAATCGTGAATGGCAAATTTGTAACGGGATTGCTGGTGTTTTCTTCTACGACTTGAATCTTCTCTGACTGACATGAAGCGATAGTGATCTCGTATTTGTTCGATTCTTGCTTATCGCTTGAATTTGTGTAACCGAATCGGCGGTCTTCCGTCCAGGCGGTGATGCCTCTCAAAGTGTCGGCTTTAAGTAACGCGAACCGAGCTATTCCCTTCGTGTCGGTTCTGGTCCTCATCGGTTCGGAATTGCTTGTCTCAGCCTGCACATAGCTGTTGATGACCGGATTGCCTTTATCCGTGACCAAAACTTCCAAATTTCGCTCCGGAACTTTTACTATGAGCTTCATGCCTTCGACGGCTGTCAGGCGAAGCTCATAGTTAGAGATTCGAGAGAATGCCCGTTTCTGGCTTTCAGGTTCCGTGGCCGCGAAGCGTACAGATCCCAATTTTCCTGAACCCACGGGAACCCAGGCGTGGAATCGCGAACCCTCGGCGATCACGGACATCGACTTATCCGAATGGTCGATCGAGGCCGTGGCAGACACTTTCGGATTTTTAACCGGGACTCCATTCTCATCCAACACCTCGCCGGAGATTTTGATTTTGAGCGTAGATCCCGAACCTTCCAGCCAGGCGGGCTTTTCGTTAGGACCCAGCGGTTTATCCTCCGCGAAAACCGATGAGCAGAAACCGCTGACCAGAAGAATCAGCAGCGATCGTAAAGTCAATTTCCAACTACGAGCGTTACGGAAACAGTTCCAAGAATTCGGAAGCATGGGGCGTACCTCTCAAGATTCGTCTGTAAACATTTGTTTTGCCAATACGATCACAGTATAACGAGGCAGATTCATAAAGTCTTGTATCTTCCAGAAGATGTTTCCTTATGCAAATTTCTAAGGCTTTGGCCCGGCTTAAACAGCCTCCCGAATAACAACGAAACGTCAAGCTTTGAAAATTTGGAAGATAGCCGAGAGTAACGTATCTCCCATCTGCCACTCAATTCTCCAGGTTACGATGCGAAAAAAGTAATGCATTTTCTTTAAAGGTCATCAGATCATCAATATTCATATAGTGGAAAACGCCAATTTGATGACCTTAGGTTATTTCTCGAGAAATAGTGGCCTTTTGTGCGAAAGCTCAAAAATGCTGTCTGGAGTGGAAGCGTTAATATTCTCAAGGAAAAGCCGCGATTTGAAAAAAGTCTGTTTGAATCGGACGGCGGCGCTCTTCTTCGTACACTCGTGACTGAAAAAAACACTGGTTCCTTTTAAACCGATCCGATGTTACATTGCAACCATTCGATACCGCGGTCACTCTTCTTTCAAAGTAAGACAAGCTGTTCATTCGTGGCAGGCAGGTACACTTGAATGTGGATTGGTTCACTGTCCCGCATGCTAAAGCTTAGCGGATAGCGGACATTCGCTCCATGTCGGTTTCTAACCGCGCCAGAATGGAACCTTACTGAAACTTGATAGAGTGCTTTTGCGGCCTTGTATCCAAAAGTCGTGTATGCCGCGCAATGCATCAATCCCGATGTCAAAAATGGCGTTAAGTGTTCTGCTCCAAGGACTTCAATTTTTATTCTCTAGCGTGGGAAAGAGATAAGTTGCCCTGTCAAATCGTGATCACTTACGGCTGGCGTGCGGGATCAGGAAATCAAGGAATATCGAGAATGTTTGCACGAAATACAAGCTGATCCGTGGCGTTATACTGATGAACGGAAGGTATATAGATTGCGTGCGGAAAATGCAGGTAGAATCGTCGAAGAAATGCTAATTAGCAAATACGCACTTGAAGCTGAAAGATTCCCTCTGATCGACTGGTATTCCGTCTCAATCGGTTTTTTGATAATCGTTCTTAAAGCACACGGTTATCATTATTTGTAATGCAAATTACTTTCGAATTGCCCAGAACTGAAAAATTCTGGTTGGCTTTTCAAAGAATAAGGGGCTATCCTCACTCTAGTCCTTAAACAAGCGAAGTTTTTGATGCCAATTCCGTGGGGAGTTTTAGCGAGATAGTTCGATGAGTCCTCCGCGCCGGAGCTTTTCGCTCGGCCGAACGCATACTTCTATTTTTCAAACATTCTTCCTTTCCGCGAATAGCTCTCGGCGTTTTATCGGATCGGGACATCCGGATCCCGACTTCAGTCGGTCGAACGATCAGCACCTCAGTGCTTTCAGTAGTCGGAAGAAGATCGGCAAGTGCGGGTTCCAGCCGAGCAATCGATAGACGATGCGGCCGGCCTTCCGGACGATCTGACAAGGCAGAAGCATGAAAGCATTGAGGAAGGTTTTGAATTCCATTTTCAAAACCGACTGCTTCTGGTCCCGATGCTTTTCCCGCCAGCGACCGGGAGTTTCCGGCAACGTCAAGGCCCACCAGGCTTTCAAGTTCCAGGCCAGGGAGGCCATCACCATGTACGCCCAATTGCTTTCCAGATCGTGCAGCGGCGCGTGCAAGGCCCGGCAACCGCCCTTGAGCTGCGCTATCAGATTTTCCTGATTGCAGCGATCGTTGGCTTCGTAGACGACTTCGGCGGCCGTGCACTCCCGGTCGTTGGTGATGTAGAAGAAATAGCGTTCGTCCGGATACAGAACGGATTCGCCTTTTTCCACGGAAAGATTCTTGCGAATCACCACCAGGCGATACGCCCTTCGGCAAGCGGTCGGTTGGTACTCGAACTCGGCCACCGCTTCGGAGATCAACTTCACATTTACGAATTCCCGCTCTTGGACGATCCGCTCCTTGGTGTTTTCCCGTCGGTGTCGCAACTTCGCTTTCGCCGAGTATTGCGCGGGACGCTCGAGCTTGTGCCAAGCCGCTTCCGGCAGTTTTTCCGCGATTGCTTCGAGGTTTTGCTTCGAATCGTAGCCGAAATAAAAGCGTACCTTGGCGTTGGCATCCCAGCCGTCGAGGCGAGTGGTCTGCGAGAAATCGGTGTCGCCGCGAAAGACGATCCTGCGAAAGCCCGCTTGAAGGCACAGCAAAAGAGCCCGGTCGAGTTCGACCGCGGCCCCTTCGTGCGAAGGGCGATTGCCGGGACGGTTGACGATGCTCAGCGTCTCACCGGTGTTGGCCAGGGTCACCGCCAGGGGGTGGTAACACCAGTCTCTGTTATAGTTGATGTCCATCCCCGCTTTACGCTCGCCACGCGTTTGGGTAAAGCTGCCGTCGGCGTCGATCTTCGCGCATTCCCAAAAGGAATCGGGTTGCTTCGACCAGACGCGTAAACGGGTCTGGTTGAAAGCGTCGATCAAAGCCTGGATGCTGCCACTATCGAAGCGTCGACAAAAGTCGCCCGAAGTAGTCGGGTCGGGAAAACGCTGAGTGCCCAAGGCGTTGAGAAAGTTTTCGTCCGTGCGACGCAGTTCCATGTCTTGCAGGCAGGTACCCCCGCAAAGGGAATTGTAAGCGATGGCCAACACGTGGTCCGATTCCGAGTAAGGCCTTTGAAATTGGAGCAGATGCAGCTTCTCGTCGATGTCGTCGATCAGTCCGATACGCCGGGCCAGAAGGTGCATGGCCCCGAGGCCTCCGCAACTGATCGCCCCCACGCGTTCGGAGACTTCGTAATGAATGTTGGAGGCGTCGAAAGAAGGAGCGAAGGTCATCGCGGCCTCTCGCTTAGCCAGGCGACGTTCGATTCGACTCTTGCATTTTTGAAACCAACGTCCGAAAATAACATTCACTCGAAACTCCTTTTTGCGACTGTCGATTTGTTAAGCGGTTACTTACACAAACCGCAGAAAACAAAAAGGATTTCGAGCTTTCTTCGATAAATCGAAACAATTCTCCAAAAAACTACGCTGGTTTAAGGCCTAGTAGATGAGGTAAAGTTAATGTATAGGCAGTCTTTGTGCAGAAAAATTATCGTTTTAATTGACCTTTAATACGAGCTGTGTTTCAATTACCCGATAGCTGGATGATTTTTCCTGTCTGGATTTTCCAGTCAGAATTTAGAGTCACAAGCTTTTATCAATTCCATTTTTTGAAGGAGTCTTTATGTCGCGACTTTCTCTCCGTCGCTCTCGGTTGGGTTTTACTCTGATCGAGCTTCTAGTAGTTATTGCCATCATTGCAATTTTAATTGGTCTTCTGCTTCCGGCAGTGCAAAAGGTTCGCGAGGCGGCCTCTCGCATGAAGTGTTCGAACAACTTAAAGCAAATTGGTATTGCGTTGCACTCTTACCATGATGCCATGGGCTTCTTCCCGGCAGGTGGTTTCACGGATCAACCGCCTTACGGTACCAACTGGGGTTGGGGGAGTGCCTGGACCGTATTTATCACGCCCTATCTTGAACAGGGAAACCTTTACAATCAGTTCGTTTTCAATGGCGGATCTGGTTGGGGCGGGGCTGCGGCCAATAACGTCAACGCGGCTGCGAACGTGACCATGAAAATATACAACTGTCCTTCCAGCACATTGCCACTGACCACAACTGGCACCTATACCGGTCAAGCGATTGCAGTCAGCCATTATGTGGGGATCGCGGGGGCTGTCAACGGCCTGATACCCGGTTATACCGAGACACGCAATAATATCAGTGGCGGCGGTACCGGCTGCTGCAACGGTGGTATTGCTAGCGGCGGCGGTGTTCTGGCTCCCGGTCTGACCAATATCACTTTTGCGAGCATTACCGATGGTTCGAGCAATCAGCTCCTGGTGAGCGAACAGGGCGATTTGATTCAAACCTCGGATGGCACGAAGAACCCGTGGAATGCCAGCACAGCAAACGGCTGGGAAATCGGGACCTACTGGAACGTGGCTCCACCGAATCAATCGAATGGCGGGGACTTGCGTCATTTCCAAATGACGACCATCCGATACGGCATTAATCAGAAATCGGGCTGGACCCCAGGTGGCGATTGCGGTGGTCAAGGCGTTTGCTCCAACATGGGTAACAACATTCCGCTCAACTCGGCTCATACGGGCGGCATCAATGCCCTGCGCGGCGACGGTTCGGTAGTGTTCCTCCGCGACAGCATGAGCATCGTAACGCTGGCCGAACTTGCCACTCGGGATGATGGAATGGTTTTAGGCGATTACTAAAATCGATTCCGTCAAACACTATGAGTCAATCCGTATTTCTTACGGATTGACTCTCTGCGCTATTTTCCCACCCCATCTCTAAGAAAGGAATTTACATGCTCAAACCAATTCTTTCCGGTCTCATTGTTCTAATTCTGTTTACCGGCCCCGGTTGTTCCCCCGAAAAACCCAAATCTCAGACTAAGGCGCAAGTAAACGGCTCGGTGACCCTCGACGGCGCTCCTCTCAAAGTAGGGAAAATTAC
The genomic region above belongs to Telmatocola sphagniphila and contains:
- a CDS encoding DUF1559 domain-containing protein, whose translation is MSRLSLRRSRLGFTLIELLVVIAIIAILIGLLLPAVQKVREAASRMKCSNNLKQIGIALHSYHDAMGFFPAGGFTDQPPYGTNWGWGSAWTVFITPYLEQGNLYNQFVFNGGSGWGGAAANNVNAAANVTMKIYNCPSSTLPLTTTGTYTGQAIAVSHYVGIAGAVNGLIPGYTETRNNISGGGTGCCNGGIASGGGVLAPGLTNITFASITDGSSNQLLVSEQGDLIQTSDGTKNPWNASTANGWEIGTYWNVAPPNQSNGGDLRHFQMTTIRYGINQKSGWTPGGDCGGQGVCSNMGNNIPLNSAHTGGINALRGDGSVVFLRDSMSIVTLAELATRDDGMVLGDY
- a CDS encoding response regulator → MPLRILVIEDNEANLELMRYLLTAFGHQVRLARNAELALPQISKDAFDGILCDIQLPGKSGYDIAKELNANPDLRAIPLLAVTALAMSGDRERIIEAGFKGYITKPIDPESFVSNIEALIHSLKPDSRLIPARLVSQNTETARIPPTLLVVDNQKVNLELACSLLCPLGFLVLTAENIQEAFLHLQNNLVDLILSDICMANGSGFDFIREVKSQAKYSKIPFIFLTSTQTNSVARTKGLALGANRFLFRPIDPEILLSEIQNTLNERGLLPPWPKY
- a CDS encoding IS1380 family transposase, yielding MNVIFGRWFQKCKSRIERRLAKREAAMTFAPSFDASNIHYEVSERVGAISCGGLGAMHLLARRIGLIDDIDEKLHLLQFQRPYSESDHVLAIAYNSLCGGTCLQDMELRRTDENFLNALGTQRFPDPTTSGDFCRRFDSGSIQALIDAFNQTRLRVWSKQPDSFWECAKIDADGSFTQTRGERKAGMDINYNRDWCYHPLAVTLANTGETLSIVNRPGNRPSHEGAAVELDRALLLCLQAGFRRIVFRGDTDFSQTTRLDGWDANAKVRFYFGYDSKQNLEAIAEKLPEAAWHKLERPAQYSAKAKLRHRRENTKERIVQEREFVNVKLISEAVAEFEYQPTACRRAYRLVVIRKNLSVEKGESVLYPDERYFFYITNDRECTAAEVVYEANDRCNQENLIAQLKGGCRALHAPLHDLESNWAYMVMASLAWNLKAWWALTLPETPGRWREKHRDQKQSVLKMEFKTFLNAFMLLPCQIVRKAGRIVYRLLGWNPHLPIFFRLLKALRC
- a CDS encoding thioredoxin family protein, giving the protein MLPNSWNCFRNARSWKLTLRSLLILLVSGFCSSVFAEDKPLGPNEKPAWLEGSGSTLKIKISGEVLDENGVPVKNPKVSATASIDHSDKSMSVIAEGSRFHAWVPVGSGKLGSVRFAATEPESQKRAFSRISNYELRLTAVEGMKLIVKVPERNLEVLVTDKGNPVINSYVQAETSNSEPMRTRTDTKGIARFALLKADTLRGITAWTEDRRFGYTNSSDKQESNKYEITIASCQSEKIQVVEENTSNPVTNLPFTIRYWSQKMGGLQLRSEMIQTLATDAKGEAIFDWTPLWKESLGRIEILDPNWTVVGQEEKEGAHRIQIKKKIIAARKAVRGEVLSKDLNKAGVMVLLSSFQGEIKDIPDNLFAFTDEKGQFSADCLSGATYAITVCDSRYASKFIDLIPVEGEKITSPELSLQLGLPVDLSFTVGSGKKPAIDRLIALSIYHSVSWKEEGTTRYGEAARFWWLRTDENGRARTYALEGSEIQSFVTLGNWRSVQKLKVSSSGNNRIEFHRAFVEPREITGRLVLETNLKADLDQAVVEIGAMDGETEEENSLVKADSQGEFKFSSRAKNVCLFARTRDGKAFGICEVGGDKKQIELSLKPTLELRGQLLGKADEPLINYPVQLNISLPPSIKNTNPNLRFIRFTPTALKTQTDSQGNYRFSGLPSQVGIFLSTGAKEPYSHNRFENFYLEEADVKSPIVTRLETKTSPLSLSQRVTNLLRDCRLNNYYALMFLYSPSEKAEQFLKVNLEDSEKHYSYMQFHLKLSDETKTREIQELAQRQSWPLPNKGKIVVIVLDGKGTKLGVEEFDPNDKKAVDAADTLSMKYQPAKNDAKKKWEEAFAEAKASGRKVWVRVGQRYCGPCFRLTRWMDDQRDLLQKDYVMLKIDDIRDIHGEEIAKLLPGSEGEGIPYHAIFDTDGKAIVTSKGNLGNIGFISGIEGRKHLRKMLTLTRSHLTDPQIEEILSTIKD
- a CDS encoding response regulator, producing MAKILIIDDRVANRDLLVTLLGYGGHHLVEASDGLEGLQICLSEKPDLVITDILMPTMDGYEFVRRLRLDPEIAETKILFYTAHYHLEEAINLAKSCGVLEVLKKPCEPEDLLRSVASALNLDSALPSITLQPDFDENHLRLLTNKLSRNVDELRKTNQRLEILVQLGVELGSEKDASRLLQTFCDSSREIVGARFAVVGIPSGEGAYYRHFFTSGMDQATSKKLNRNEALTGALASVISTGRCFRAARDSGFHNLGLPASFPAAKSILVVALLSPLRIYGWICVLEKLGADTFSEEDERLIKMLATQVGRTYENGSLYMHLLDHSAKLAEEITERKRVEAALRDSAARLREAQQIARVGNWSWEPHTQSTHWSEVLFDLFALDPQSTKPSFEKFLSVLHPEDRETAQNRVKAVLSGQDGFADDLRILQPNSQILWIHSRACARRDAQGQLILLEGTDQDITERKRAEVNLQRTVFLLKAVADSTTDAVFVKDKEGKYLLFNQAAADFVGKSIDEVIGQDDSILFDAQSFSQIRARDLRVMETGRVETQEEILTAAGKTRIYNALKAPFWDANGKVIGVIGISRDVTDQRQLEDQLRQAQKMEAVGRLAGGIAHDFNNLLTVINGYGELVLSLLKANDPAREMIQEIVGAGERASSLTRQLLAFSRKSIVEPKIVDPVSLVTDLDKLLRRVVGEDIELSVMSSGNVGVIQIDPGQFEQVIMNMVVNARDAMPKGGFVTIELQNINLDESYIGKHPDAIYGPHVLIAITDSGIGMDAVTQSRIFEPFFTTKGEHGTGLGLATAHGIIKQAGGQVSVYSELGKGTTFKIYLPRIDSPVQTTKKDSKPISQGSESILLVEDEEMVRSLSKHILISLGYRVTEATNGEEALALVEKPGSSFRLLITDVVMPKIGGRELANQLKQKFPDLKVLFLSGYTDDAVVRHGILQAEVAFLQKPFTPTLLAAKVRETLDNTQTG